One genomic window of Columba livia isolate bColLiv1 breed racing homer chromosome 9, bColLiv1.pat.W.v2, whole genome shotgun sequence includes the following:
- the SLC16A14 gene encoding monocarboxylate transporter 14, with protein sequence MYASREDIGYDFGDDSKVGSKPVKPNPNIDGGWAWMIVLSSFLVHILIMGSQMALGILNMEWLEEFNQSRGLTAWVSSLSMGITLIVGPFIGLFISMCGCRKTAIIGGVLNALGWILSAYASNVHYLFLTFGVMAGVGSGMVYLPAVVMVGQYFQKRRALAQGLSTTGTGFGAFLMTALLKYLCTEYGWRSAMFLQGAISLNLCVCGALMRPLSPKDVSEKYVVRSNSEDNKAKALSHSAETIKSNGPLSDEPEKKEEATNEEVLDSVQHTDIGDKSRGGRNMYGLRILKRVSQLTVTVRKGFAIWYSSYFGAASLFTNRVFVAFIIWALFAYSSFVIPFIHLPEIVKQYNLSIQNNIFPLTSIIAIVHIFGKVILGIVSDLPCISTWNVFLIANFTLVTCILTLPLMHTYISLAVVCALIGFSSGYFSLMPVVTEDLVGTKHLANAYGIIICANGISALLGPPFAGWIYDITHKYDFSFYISGSLYMVGIIFLFIQPCIQKKQPKEKSTEEAQV encoded by the exons ATGTATGCTAGTCGAGAGGATATTGGATATGATTTTGGAGATGACTCGAAAGTTGGAAGTAAGCCAGTTAAACCTAATCCAAACATTGATGGAGGATGGGCTTGGATGATTGTACTTTCGTCTTTCCTTGTGCACATACTTATCATGGGGTCCCAAATGGCCCTTGGAATCCTCAACATGGAATGGCTTGAAGAGTTTAATCAAAGTCGTGGCTTAACAGCGTGGGTTAGCTCCCTCAGCATGGGCATTACACTCATTGTAG GTCCTTTCATTGGTTTATTCATCAGCATGTGTGGGTGCCGCAAGACAGCTATAATTGGAGGTGTATTGAATGCCCTGGGTTGGATACTGAGTGCGTATGCCTCAAATGTGCACTACCTCTTCCTTACGTTTGGAGTGATGGCTG GTGTTGGAAGTGGCATGGTTTATCTGCCTGCGGTGGTCATGGTGGGGCAGTATTTTCAGAAGAGAAGAGCGCTTGCACAAGGACTCAGCACCACGGGAACGGGGTTTGGAGCTTTCCTAATGACTGCCTTGCTGAAGTACCTCTGCACCGAATATGGGTGGAGGAGTGCCATGTTCCTCCAGGGCGCCATCTCCCTCAACCTTTGTGTCTGCGGGGCGCTTATGAGACCACTCTCTCCCAAAGATGTTAGTGAAAAATATGTTGTGAGAAGTAATAGTGAAGATAATAAGGCAAAAGCTCTGTCCCATTCTGCAGAGACTATAAAATCTAATGGACCCCTCAGTGatgaaccagaaaaaaaagaagaggcaaCAAATGAAGAAGTGCTTGACAGTGTTCAGCACACAGACATTGGAGATAAATCTAGAGGTGGAAGGAATATGTACGGACTGCGCATTCTTAAGAGGGTGAGCCAGCTGACAGTCACGGTCAGGAAGGGCTTTGCAATATGGTACTCCAGCTACTTTGGAGCTGCATCACTGTTTACCAATAGAGTATTTGTGGCCTTTAtaatttgggctttatttgcctATAGCAGCTTTGTCATTCCCTTTATTCATCTTCCAGAAATAGTCAAGCAGTACAACTTATCTATTCAGAACAATATATTTCCTTTGACATCCATTATAGCCATTGTTCATATTTTTGGTAAAGTGATCCTTGGAATCGTCTCTGATCTCCCATGCATCAGCACGTGGAATGTCTTCCTCATAGCTAACTTTACCCTGGTCACCTGCATTCTTACTTTGCCACTAATGCACACATACATTAGCCTGGCTGTGGTTTGTGCTCTAATAGGATTTTCTAGTGGGTATTTTTCTCTAATGCCTGTTGTGACTGAAGATTTAGTTGGAACTAAACACCTCGCAAATGCCTATGGCATCATCATTTGTGCCAACGGAATATCTGCATTGCTTGGGCCACCCTTTGCAG GTTGGATCTATGACATCACACATAAATACgacttttctttttacatatCTGGCTCGCTATACATGGTgggaataatatttttgtttatacaACCTTGTATTcaaaagaaacaaccaaaagaaaaatctacagaGGAGGCACAAGTATAG